CTAATGAATTAAATTAATAGATAACATGGACACATTATCTTTGGATTCTTATTGAAGGAAAAAGGAATCAAAATTGATTTGTTAATTAAATCACCTGACCTGGAGGAAACTCAGatagtataataattaattgtTGATTAATTAAGTTAACGATAGTACTAGTGATTAGGATCTTAATATTTATGCCATGTGGACATGAAGACTGATGGTGAAGTTTATTTAATgttttataaaatgacaaattgTTGTGGGTATAATTATCTTGATTTAAACGATGATTACTGACTATTAATTGAATAATCAATAGAATAATGAGTATAATATAAAAAGATTATGCAGGTGACAATGACACCTATTATAATCACAATTCCAATAACATGATCATCTAAAGTCGAATTTAAATTGCCTCTTGAtcactctattttttttttattactactactattctTTATAATTTGTCCATTATTAACTTTGACACTCCTACTTTAGTAAACTAAATTTGACTATTGATAGTTTATATAtaaggaaacttacataaacatacaatattaagaaaatatttaccatttatagcaataaaaaaataatttcactgaacacttataatacatttataatacaattttaatacatattgcagagaactacttataaaacatatataatacaagttttatagatggataatacatttatcacatattttaatagacttataatacattatgttagtttcttactacacaaacataatatatattttaaaacacttataatacatttatattgtgtgcataattcacttttgatacaagtgtagatttatcataatattgctataaatggtaataaataaaaaatatcgctaaaatcagtaattaatttttaaaaagcactcaatcaagtaatttttccttatatatatagttaCCCCAAAGGAACGAGATGTTCCTACCATAATACAAGTATCAATGCCAATTTCACGACTCAAACATGTGACGAAGACAACTGTAACAAAAGTGAAGGAACTTTTCTATCCGAGGGCTGTGACTATCAAGAACCCTTATAAAAAGTGCCCGACTATCTATGAATGACCACGATCAGAATGCCAATCAACGAGATGATACTAGAAAAGATGTTTAGTGCAAACAGGATATCAGAGAGCGGAACATCAAAGCACTGATGATACATAAAAAGATTCCAGCACACGGTACAATACAATCTTTCGTCCATGCCAAGCATAACTTGTACGAATCGATGAACTAacaaggaaagaaaaaagaatgtaGACCAGAGCAGTGATAATTGCTATACTTGAAACACAGGCCTGTTTATAAATGCAGAAAATGGTATCTTCACTTTCTAAGCATCTGCCCAATAATGAGTTTCCAGTTTCTCTGATCTCCAATATTGTCAACAATGGCACTTAATTGGCACCCCTAAATAATGTTTCTCTTAAAGTTACGTAGTCAATGAACTTGTGGGACTACTGTTCTTTTGTACAAAGTTTGTGAAATGGACTTGCTGGTGTCGAGTCTCCAAGTAGCTTCCATCGTAGTCACCAATCATTTTGTAAAACCTATTTCTGATCATTTGACAAAGGAAGATAGCGAAAAAGAAAAAGCTTGACTGGAAAAACAAATCTATGGGAATGAAAAGGGTTATTATCTGATTGCCCTCAAGATGATTTGTTCTTCAGACCAGCCAATTCCTCTTCTTGCTGTCTTTTTAAATACTGTTGTGCAGTAGCATTTACAATCTTAACGAAAAAGTTCAGTAGCATGATTGTAACCACGCCGTTCCAAACTGAAGCAAATGAGAAATCCCATTTGTTCATCTGACAAAGATTATGAGTTTTAAATTAAGATGAACAACAATAAACTAATGAATCAGCAAAAAGGGATTTAATCATTTAAGTAAGAAATAGATGAATTATACCTTTATATTTGAAGTCGAGGGAGTTTTGATAGCCATATACTTGTCTTTCATGGAATGGAGCTTGGTAATGATTTTGGGTAACATGGTTTCAAGACCAGGTATAAAGCTAAGCATCCGAATCAACTTGGTTTCCACCCAATAAAGAAGTTGATTGTTGCAAACAGAAATTATAAACACGGTCTGCAGGAGGATAGTCAAATAACACATCTCTATCAGAATcaaaatgttaaataaattggCCAGTCTGAAAAAGGTGGCTGAGAAAGCAAATGAAAAGATCTTACATGACGCCAAAACTAAACTAAATTGGAACTGCAACTAAGTGGTGGAAACTCATGAATGTAGTACATTAGAGTTGACAGACCTGTATGTGAGTTTTAATGATAGCCTTTCCAATCAAAGTTGCAAAAAAGAACTTCCAAAATGGGATCCCAAATTGTCCACACATTATGCCCGCAAGATCAAATAGAGGATTTGGAACCTACAAAAAGCACTTGCATTAGAACAGTCTATACTATTCAAGAAGATATATCTGCATGTTAACTGTAAGATACCACCATACGCAGCTAAATCCAAAACtacagaaaaaggaaaagagaagagaaaattggaaatatCTTGTCCTGTATGTCCcagttttgatatttttttggagattatACTACAATTGTTGGGATCTTCCCATGTTTTGAATAATCACAATGCATTTTTGAAATCCACACAAAATTCCTTCAAAAAGATGCTGTATGACACAATTGTCAAAGTTGCTGGACCAACACATTCGTTCGACGATTACTGTCAggtcaaaattatttttgctCCAAATCTTCCCAACTGACAAACATCCCCAAAAGCCAATTTTTCTCTAGCCTGCCGATGTTCTGGTCTCCACCTTGACTACAGCTGTCTGTAGTTATGGGAGGTTCAGTGGCTTGACGAGacataatcaaattaaaaccaTAATTATGTACTGAAAACCAAATCTGTTTTTCTACAGTCAACAAAAATCAACTTCATTTTGGGATTGGGGGGTGGGTAATGCTCTAGTGTATAGCTTTAGGAACATAATATCTGCATACAAAACTAAGGTCATCAAATCAAGTTTATCCTCCATGCATGATTCTCTGGATGAGTAGAAGATAGATTTAAATGTAGATTTGGACTAACCGAAGCAAGTATTAGAATTGTGAAGAAGTTCAAACATTGTGCATGGGAAAAAAACCAGCGCTTCATTTGAGTAAGACGAGTAGCTATGAATCCACTATTTTCAGAAGATGCATCTAGTTCTTCCATTGCTTCCACTTTACTACCTGAGAGGCTTGCTGCATAAAGGTATGGAAATACATTAGCAAAACGAAACCTAAAGATTAGAAGCTTCAAAATGTTCTTTTGCATCTGACAAGATTGAGAACATGTAGAGTGAAAAGTCCCCCAATTATGTCTTGATAtaccaaaaattgaaaaataactacTAAAATAAGTAAAAGTTATGCACATGTAGGCTCCCAAAGCACATCTGATTGACTAATTGAGGAAAATCAAATTCCTACCACTCTTCTATAAGATTGAAGGCCTAGACGACAAATCAAGTCCCGTAAGGCACacatttaaaactcaaaaaagataatcaaatctcatatcacaaataatttgatttttgattaaaaaaagggGAGAACTTTCCAAATTACAAGTATCTTTAAACACCCTGAAAGGTTGAATAACCGCCTAATATACCAAGACCAGTAGCTTCAAAATAGGTTTGTGCTGCAGGTATTGAACTATCTACCCAATACAGATGTAGGTTTATAGACAAAAGATAGTGTAGACGAACCTGCTCTTGAAATAAAATATGGGGGAAGCTCTCCAAGTGCGGTTCCAAGGCCCCATAAAACAGCCTCTAACTGCACTTGGGGCAGTATGCTACTAAGAGGAACACTAGTGCCATGTGAAGATGAAAATACAGGGGGGCCAAACTCTGAACAATCTTTTCGAAGCCATAAAGGAGTTCTTTGAAATTGTATTGTATCATAGGGAGCCATTTTGAGGTCAACTCGCCCACACTTAATTGCTTTTATCGTAAATAAAGCAATATGAGGGCCCAGATAAAGGACAAAAGTGTGCAAACCAGACCCTGCAACATGGCAACGAAATAGAGTATCAAAGTTTTTTATGGAAAAGCTAGAAAGAAGCAAGTTAAATCCCCATTACTATCAGCAAGTTCTTTTTATGGAGACTTGAGTAGATAACTCTCCCTCCAATATAGAAGTAATTAAACATAAGAAGCTAAAAAATCTAATAGTGAATGCTGCTTACCAAGGCCAATAGAAGACGCAACACCAAGAGCTACCCACCATAATCCAAACTGGAGATATTTAAGAACCTCCTCAACATGCTGCATTGAAACAGAAATGTTCTATTAGCACTGACAGGACTGAGTTTAAATACAACATAATAGATACCACAAAACAACCAAACATGCCTCTTCAAAACTAGTTGGGTGGCTATATCAATCTTCTATATCCATCCCATTCCTTTCGGCATCAGATATATCATACAAGCACAGGAAAATAGATATTTGACATTTTCTAACTCCTCAACAAAATAATCGAAAATTGTCAAAAAGATCCAAATAAACAGTTCACTTTGGTAGGCATGTGTATGTGTGTGTCTATAGATAACGGCGGAATCCGAGCCAACTTGCACACACCTCAACTACTGCATCAAGTACATATTACCCCCCACCACAACATATATCAGATAACTTTGTCAACCAAGGCTTAGACAAATGAGAAAAATTGCCTAGTTTTTTCAGTCTTTTTTGGGATTTAAACCTTGGTCTTTCTGGGCATGttccacttcattgaccacaaGCACCACCCTTGGGTGTTACCGTGCAAGGCATATATTCTGATGATGGTACAAGTAATCATCTTTCTCCACTGCAAAAGCATCTGAAATTGATGAAGCATACCTTTACATGAGGACCATCGGTTGTCACAAGCAGTATTAAGGCAAGGATAGCAATTGTActgaaaagcatacaccatcgATGCGACAAAAGATATGCTATCGACTTCCTGAGATACTGCATCATCGCCATACTGAAAAGCTTGAGTGTTCTGAAAGGCTGTGTCAACAGATTCAAATTTTCTAAATCCTTTTGATGCTTCGTACTAGGATCTGCAAGGCAATAACAATTAACTCAGTCCGTGTTAAGAATATAGACTGTCCCCTAATTTTTTGACATCTTGTCCCttactttcttctcttttcaaaTCTGCCTAGACAGTGAGAATCTAAGTTTGCATAGGTATCTGATATGGATGTGGATCTAGAGGTCGGATCCTTCatgatctaaattttaagattcggggATACATATACAGGTACGGGGATTTggctaaaaataattcaaataaataaaaataaagttatatGTCTAAATTATGAGACATTAAGTGGAAAACTTACAAGGTATTATGtgaaaaaatattgatcaagagAGAATCTCAGAAGGTGATACAAGGAAAAGGACTGAAATGGAAATTTCTA
This DNA window, taken from Solanum dulcamara chromosome 3, daSolDulc1.2, whole genome shotgun sequence, encodes the following:
- the LOC129882995 gene encoding vacuole membrane protein KMS1, with the translated sequence MGSKKKLTSQKSLLTSQKSFRSASPVKEMSISDPSTKHQKDLENLNLLTQPFRTLKLFSMAMMQYLRKSIAYLLSHRWCMLFSTIAILALILLVTTDGPHVKHVEEVLKYLQFGLWWVALGVASSIGLGSGLHTFVLYLGPHIALFTIKAIKCGRVDLKMAPYDTIQFQRTPLWLRKDCSEFGPPVFSSSHGTSVPLSSILPQVQLEAVLWGLGTALGELPPYFISRAASLSGSKVEAMEELDASSENSGFIATRLTQMKRWFFSHAQCLNFFTILILASVPNPLFDLAGIMCGQFGIPFWKFFFATLIGKAIIKTHIQTVFIISVCNNQLLYWVETKLIRMLSFIPGLETMLPKIITKLHSMKDKYMAIKTPSTSNIKMNKWDFSFASVWNGVVTIMLLNFFVKIVNATAQQYLKRQQEEELAGLKNKSS